In Penicillium psychrofluorescens genome assembly, chromosome: 5, a single window of DNA contains:
- a CDS encoding uncharacterized protein (ID:PFLUO_007558-T1.cds;~source:funannotate), which produces MLLSLTLLTILSTTNAVSIRNYDHRHCSGRFEKCTDLREFQCCDRTANTTDSVQRPDYRSSSFRHLPAAGLGLTCDGRGRETCGRVNDATWGDDSCAGRGGDLAGSFWFSCRGCPFPGGGDGGDGGDGGGDGRNGDDNDDDDTQARQAAVGFAQELLDQKKHLSSVIPDAVGIEGHLLPVNYGTPREVTEEVYRVFDNPALGYKDLPKEVRGYELVNVNDSM; this is translated from the coding sequence ATgctcctctctctcacccTCCTCACTATTCTCTCAACAACAAACGCAGTCTCCATCCGCAACTACGACCACCGCCACTGCAGCGGCCGCTTCGAGAAATGCACCGACTTACGCGAGTTCCAATGCTGTGACCGCACCGCCAACACCACCGATAGCGTTCAGCGCCCCGATTACAGATCCAGCTCCTTCCGCCATCTCCCCGCCGCGGGACTGGGGCTTACTTGCgacggccgcggccgcgAGACTTGTGGGCGGGTCAATGATGCGACATGGGGGGATGATTCGTGCGCCGGACGAGGGGGTGATCTTGCGGGCTCGTTTTGGTTTTCGTGTCGAGGGTGTCCGTTccccggtggtggtgatggtggtgatggcggtgatggcggtggtgatggaagaaatggagatgataatgatgatgacgataCTCAGGCAAGACAGGCGGCTGTGGGATTCGCGCAGGAACTActcgaccagaagaagcatTTGAGCTCTGTTATACCCGATGCCGTGGGCATTGAGGGGCATTTGCTTCCGGTTAATTATGGAACGCCGCGCGAGGTTACGGAGGAGGTTTATAGGGTCTTTGACAATCCCGCGCTTGGGTATAAGGATCTGCCGAAGGAGGTGCGTGGGTATGAGCTTGTGAATGTGAATGACAGTATGTAG
- a CDS encoding uncharacterized protein (ID:PFLUO_007555-T1.cds;~source:funannotate), with translation MTSPSTKRLLKESTDLHKHPSPYFTAHPTSESNLHDWHFTLAGPPSPSPYASGLYHGRITFPAAYPLRPPSFRFLTPSGRFEVNREICLSISGHHEETWQPAWGVRTALLAIRSEIFSSEAKGQVGGMEGTEALRRDYARLSRGWCCRECGQDNLGKMREWWAICREKGVEVEGVDDGLGESGKEDKAGGDGAERKQEEESTQTLDTTPEERQTQQQQQQQPQPPQPQPLPPRSSSRAAPVSSSPAPASAAPAQHGLAPRPQAQAQAQAASTAANNGVWLDRAIIGVVVMLVILIFRRFVDVEDL, from the coding sequence ATGACCTCCCCCTCAACCAAACGCCTCCTCAAAGAATCAACAGACCTCCACAAACACCCGAGCCCCTACTTCACCGCGCATCCAACCTCGGAATCCAACCTGCACGACTGGCACTTCACGCTCGCAGGCCCGCCCTCACCATCTCCCTACGCCTCAGGGCTATACCACGGCCGAATCACCTTCCCGGCCGCATACCCCCTACGCCCGCCCtccttccgcttcctcaCGCCATCAGGCCGCTTCGAAGTCAACCGCGAGATCTGTCTGTCGATCTCGGGCCACCACGAGGAGACATGGCAGCCTGCTTGGGGGGTGCGCACGGCGCTGTTGGCCATCCGGTCGGAGATTTTCTCTTCGGAGGCGAAGGGCCAGGTTGGCGGTATGGAGGGGACGGAGGCGTTGAGGAGGGATTATGCGCGCCTGTCGAGGGGGTGGTGTTGTAGGGAGTGTGGTCAGGATAACCTTGGGAAGATGAGGGAGTGGTGGGCTATTTGTAGGGAGAAGGgggttgaggttgagggggtggatgatgggttgGGGGAGAGTGGGAAGGAGGATaaggctggtggtgatggtgctgagaggaagcaggaggaggaatccACGCAGACCTTGGACACGACGCCAGAGGAAAGACAGAcacaacagcaacaacaacaacaaccacagccaccacaaccacaaccatTACCACCTCGCTCCTCGTCCCGGGCGGCGCCGGtttcttcatctcctgctccggCCAGTGCTGCTCCCGCTCAACACGGGCTTGCTCCTCGCCCACAAGCACAAGCACAAGCACAAGCTGCATCAACCGCAGCAAACAACGGCGTCTGGCTGGACCGCGCCATTATCGGGGTTGTGGTCATGCTGgtcattctcatcttccgCCGGTTCGTAGACGTGGAGGACTTATGA
- a CDS encoding uncharacterized protein (ID:PFLUO_007556-T1.cds;~source:funannotate), translating into MAPGLQNLIDFLLNEVALCGDQGATLSVVLEAIDTFYGNFAQDAAQRKQTVDRRFQAKVWSWLTRNPEVSVGQDNEWNHLSLDDVEQLGTDPSTAAEGSVDDGSKSNPVRIFVSEDRTWYAITGHERDDSKVFPLEFVLLSIIASHKSQGIAQPELVRLSGQDKRSVPKRTDKLAKNGYIEKRAVQVKSSRTSICTLRKFVHQIDRTTELSSGKEEVIDFEGFTTRLFEILQKQPSRIMARNDLKSELNFTDKWRWRLLSRAIRKFERIGVLKRVKAQSQYDKMHPCVMLLRDPTPEDLKRYYEYRHDMLDSAGDQEDRVDADEDVEMDTEEKTAPSWTPDRNMHNQLVDIVDKSGTAGIPNQDIIRALFGNFFRRPLETALQRIVNCWQLSQPLHLRHLAIVRDTAMLNTTVLYVHYTSINFRALVEAGQASWEAVEYPAKKAKTLRAHVLPVDAVPELDHYGFPQTGPPKGLLKKGNATLFQCIAAAKPADYLRSSSDPTAVRLPDGSWILHNGHQRAPAGGEQAVPVSVRRPGGRPKGSRNRPKLKTQESPAATSDSDEAIGQDQVEGSVRQTPTLSKMVAKKHERLRGLSKRERFEALGMDETWTEYSALVMERPTPGVYVTPHGRRRPAGKARGRPRQSRIAVFKSPMLNSFPWFMKELDDSDGGEMAQEKETTPVLIIADGGTPAIASVNTPESRTTRQAVETTPMVSREGKRAQSSGARAESPNASPATEPVVKRRGRPPKRRRLDKSQAGNDEPLSAPCETSLSEDVAVSVPAQDKGSAVHPLDVDTTPETPSKRRRLTSPEKTNQRSVPLNRASGNTRARRLTNDLIFPKAEAAENGDIVSVPPTPSVDRDTRRVVPEKTPRVPLAVERGGTVGVLRRKIIIDIVEKAGGAYPTGTAMWYPFATAWTKLNYKEKPDLRTVQSTIKHLVDAGRLRQLTFSGRNGKGRMVTKTMVTKPETSPDDPWVKELRQMILSDDRRIHFSPNIEIASDITKSGAARPYGQPPQQQKWALPVESSITVNLQQKPASVEYAEKRRERGRQKQLLKSLQADVGAYDDARQGTGIKRLMKINRPSSTQDLTFVQTSISRPTEGKKRGRPRRDSTGVRRFVKMLSTLRPYAMLMNPGQTFHTTTGTFSTGSGSAALRKPREIPKRAHANVQESVNELAQLARPADTTTFFTAADKILKWELQHGGVFDANLGGFRSIDQTVHDAAFQTAPIRGDIRFDVDQPASALLPARPPMTTRKETSRRKQQQQQPQQTSVDRRLERLADPAAVVEAPTPVPRPIYRRQRHARPLPEVLTRKLMIALVVVRILAGGVEAKLVDWVLVAACFPEQDPKFIEDRARMVLTKNRLQIAKMQRDFQERFIAAYIKNRVPPIDYNDIDNYDWPAVVEWADRELDVPVSENIPDLPATRQQFDSIFELREEPVTATDDFFQTMHSITINRKRTMLAQIAFAFPTEGERQPTDRRKAELERLEVAKTWVRANVVTPEEGYNGAEAEKILSRFGEPLLNSAVQSLLTERVIGHSNRGRVIPGRNYDITDHFLHTLSRKRGIDSMQLHRAAYFKTSILDPQLQSTGHADVQYGADDGDILALINLATSGRISLRPRDPPRDKFGLTDGGYLTRQMDKMRLRFDIEVRPLETYVYGNPIDKLATSIPAPSHQPSADPALPPKIPLWLDINGQFVQRLWEKVAGAVVGCVAIRPGINAASIANMIKPAMGVWETSLLLEWLEQVGAVSRHGMDEQATWTVKEWWWMCLP; encoded by the exons ATGGCTCCCGGTCTGCAGAATCTCATCGATTTCTTGCTGAACGAAGTCGCGCTCTGTGGCGATCAAG GCGCGACGCTGTCTGTGGTTCTTGAAGCCATCGACACTTTTTATGGCAATTTCGCTCAAGATGCAGCTCAGCGAAAGCAGACTGTCGACCGTCGCTTCCAAGCGAAGGTTTGGTCCTGGTTGACGCGAAACCCAGAAGTGTCCGTGGGCCAGGACAACGAATGGAATCACCTGAGTCTGGACGACGTGGAGCAGCTTGGCACTGATCCCTCCACTGCTGCTGAAGGTTCGGTCGATGACGGGTCCAAGTCCAATCCAGTTCGCATATTTGTCTCCGAGGACCGAACTTGGTACGCGATCACTGGCCACGAGCGCGATGATTCCAAGGTGTTTCCCTTGGAATTTGTGCTGTTGTCCATCATCGCCTCGCATAAATCGCAGGGTATCGCCCAGCCCGAACTTGTGAGGCTGAGCGGTCAAGACAAGCGTTCCGTGCCGAAGCGAACAGACAAGCTCGCGAAGAATGGCTATATCGAGAAGCGCGCTGTTCAAGTCAAATCTTCTCGAACCAGTATATGCACGCTTCGCAAGTTTGTGCACCAGATCGATCGAACGACTGAACTGAGTAGCggcaaggaagaagtgatTGATTTCGAAGGGTTTACCACCAGATTGTTCGAGATTCTCCAGAAGCAGCCCTCTCGAATCATGGCTCGCAACGACCTCAAATCGGAACTGAACTTTACAGATAAATGGCGATGGAGACTTTTGTCCCGCGCGATTCGCAAGTTCGAGCGTATCGGGGTACTGAAGCGGGTGAAAGCCCAATCGCAGTACGACAAAATGCACCCTTGTGTCATGCTTCTGCGGGACCCTACACCGGAGGACTTGAAGCGGTATTACGAGTACAGGCATGACATGCTGGACAGCGCTGGTGACCAGGAGGATCGCGTGGacgccgacgaagatgttGAGATGGATACCGAGGAGAAGACAGCACCATCTTGGACACCAGATCGCAACATGCACAACCAACTCGTGGACATCGTTGACAAATCTGGAACAGCAGGCATCCCCAACCAG GATATCATCCGAGCCTTGTTTGGAAACTTCTTCCGAAGGCCATTGGAGACTGCGTTGCAGCGAATCGTTAACTGTTGGCAATTGTCTCAACCACTGCATCTTCGACACCTCGCAATCGTTCGGGACACGGCCATGCTCAATACCACTGTACTCTATGTGCATTACACTTCCATTAACTTCCGGGCCCTCGTCGAGGCTGGACAAGCATCATGGGAGGCCGTGGAATACcctgcgaagaaggccaagacgcTTCGGGCCCATGTTCTGCCTGTCGACGCCGTTCCCGAGCTTGACCATTATGGGTTCCCCCAAACCGGGCCTCCCAAGGGACTTTTGAAGAAAGGGAATGCTACTCTCTTTCAGTGTATTGCAGCCGCAAAACCAGCAGACTATCTTCGATCTAGCAGTGATCCTACTGCAGTTCGACTTCCGGATGGTAGCTGGA TCCTTCACAATGGCCACCAACGTGCCCCAGCTGGGGGCGAGCAAGCCGTGCCCGTAAGCGTCCGTCGCCCGGGTGGACGCCCCAAAGGCTCTCGTAACCGGCCTAAGTTGAAGACCCAAGAGTCCCCAGCCGCTACCTCTGACTCGGATGAGGCAATTGGGCAAGACCAGGTGGAAGGCTCAGTTCGGCAAACCCCGACCTTGTCAAAAATGGTGGCAAAGAAGCATGAGCGCTTGAGAGGCTTGTCTAAAAGGGAAAGATTCGAAGCTCTTGGCATGGACGAGACATGGACCGAATATAGCGCTCTAGTCATGGAACGACCGACACCTGGAGTCTATGTTACACCACATGGTCGCAGAAGACCAGCCGGTAAGGCACGAGGCCGACCGAGACAGAGTCGGATTGCAGTTTTCAAGTCTCCAATGCTGAATTCATTTCCGTGGTTTATGAAGGAGCTAGACGATTCTGATGGAGGTGAAATGGCTCAAGAAAAGGAGACAACTCCGGTACTCATCATTGCGGATGGTGGGACTCCTGCAATAGCGTCTGTCAATACACCGGAGTCTCGAACCACTCGCCAAGCCGTGGAAACCACACCAATGGTCTCAAGAGAAGGCAAGCGAGCTCAGAGCTCTGGGGCTCGTGCGGAATCTCCCAATGCGTCACCGGCGACTGAGCCAGTCGTGAAACGGAGGGGGCGGCCACCAAAAAGACGTCGCCTCGACAAGTCACAAGCCGGAAATGATGAACCTCTTTCTGCACCTTGCGAAACCAGCCTCTCGGAAGATGTGGCCGTGTCGGTCCCAGCTCAGGATAAGGGTTCTGCTGTTCATCCTTTGGATGTTGATACAACCCCAGAGACACCATCCAAACGACGCCGACTCACATCTCCAGAAAAGACCAATCAGCGAAGTGTGCCTCTGAATAGGGCATCCGGAAATACGCGTGCTCGTCGTCTCACCAATGACTTGATTTTCCCCAAGGCGGAAGCCGCTGAAAATGGTGATATTGTGTCCGTACCGCCCACGCCTTCCGTCGACCGAGATACTCGCAGAGTTGTGCCAGAAAAGACACCGAGGGTTCCGCTTGCGGTCGAGAGAGGAGGTACTGTTGGTGTACTTCGAAGgaagatcatcatcgatATCGTAGAAAAAGCTGGCGGCGCATATCCAACGGGTACTGCAATGTGGTATCCTTTTGCGACGGCGTGGACGAAACTGAACTACAAAGAAAAACCAGACCTAAGAACGGTGCAATCTACAATCAAACATCTAGTGGATGCCGGTCGACTCCGGCAACTGACGTTCAGTGGTCGCAATGGTAAAGGCAGGATGGTGACGAAGACAATGGTGACGAAGCCCGAGACATCGCCAGATGACCCCTGGGTGAAAGAACTCCGGCAAATGATCTTGTCCGACGATCGACGGATCCATTTTTCGCCCAACATCGAAATTGCCTCTGATATTACCAAGAGCGGTGCTGCGCGACCTTACGGGCAgccgccccagcagcaaaaaTGGGCGCTACCGGTCGAGTCTAGCATAACGGTGAATTTGCAGCAAAAGCCGGCCTCTGTCGAGTATGCAGAAAAGCGGAGGGAACGAGGCCGGCAGAAACAGCTGCTGAAGAGCCTCCAGGCCGATGTAGGTGCCTACGACGACGCCAGACAGGGAACCGGGATCAAACGACTCATGAAGATCAACCGCCCTTCGTCGACACAAGATCTCACATTTGTTCAAACATCAATATCTCGACCTACGGAAGGCAAAAAGCGCGGACGCCCGCGCCGGGATTCTACTGGCGTGCGGCGTTTTGTCAAAATGCTTTCCACTCTCAGGCCGTACGCCATGCTGATGAATCCAGGACAGACCTTCCATACAACTACTGGAACTTTCTCGACAGGGTCTGGCTCGGCAGCTTTGCGCAAGCCGAGGGAAATTCCAAAGAGGGCACATGCTAATGTGCAAGAGTCCGTCAACGAGTTGGCGCAGCTGGCTCGTCCGGCAGATACTACGACTTTTTTTACGGCGGCCGACAAGATCCTCAAGTGGGAGCTGCAACATGGGGGAGTATTCGATGCCAACCTCGGAGGTTTCAGGTCTATTGATCAGACCGTTCACGATGCTGCTTTCCAAACAGCCCCGATTCGCGGTGACATTCGCTTTGATGTTGACCAGCCTGCTTCGGCCTTGCTGCCAGCGAGGCCACCGATGACTACGCGGAAAGAGACTTCACGTCGtaagcagcagcagcagcagccgcaacAGACCTCGGTAGATCGCCGACTGGAGAGACTGGCGGATCCTGCGGCCGTCGTTGAAGCTCCTACTCCTGTGCCGCGACCGATTTACCGTCGTCAGCGACATGCACGTCCATTGCCCGAGGTTCTAACCCGGAAGCTCATGATTGCGCTTGTGGTCGTTCGCATTCTGGCCGGTGGAGTGGAAGCCAAACTGGTCGATTGGGTTCTCGTCGCGGCCTGCTTCCCAGAACAAGACCCGAAGTTTATCGAGGACCGGGCTCGAATGGTTCTCACCAAGAACCGCTTGCAGATTGCCAAGATGCAACGGGATTTCCAAGAACGATTCATTGCAGCATACATCAAGAACCGTGTGCCTCCGATTGACTACAACGATATCGACAACTACGACTGGCCGGCCGTTGTTGAATGGGCTGACAGGGAATTGGATGTGCCGGTATCTGAGAATATCCCAGATCTGCCTGCCACCCGCCAGCAATTCGACAGCATCTTCGAGCTGCGCGAAGAGCCTGTGACCGCAACCGATGATTTTTTCCAGACGATGCACTCTATCACCATCAACCGCAAGCGCACTATGCTGGCTCAAATCGCATTTGCCTTTCCCACAGAGGGTGAACGCCAGCCCACCGATCGCCGGAAGGCTGAGTTGGAGCGTCTTGAAGTCGCCAAGACGTGGGTTCGTGCCAACGTCGTTACCCCCGAGGAGGGCTACAACGGAGCCGAGGCCGAAAAGATCCTATCGCGCTTCGGCGAGCCTCTGCTCAACAGTGCAGTGCAATCTCTGCTGACCGAGCGCGTGATCGGCCATTCCAATCGTGGCCGAGTCATTCCCGGCCGCAACTACGATATCACAGACCATTTCCTGCACACGCTGAGTCGGAAACGCGGCATTGACAGCATGCAACTGCACCGTGCAGCTTATTTCAAGACCTCTATCCTCGACCCCCAGCTCCAATCCACCGGCCATGCAGATGTGCAGTATGGagccgacgacggcgataTCCTGGCCCTCATCAATCTCGCCACCAGCGGCCGTATCTCCCTGCGTCCGCGCGACCCTCCGCGCGACAAGTTCGGTCTTACAGACGGCGGGTACCTTACGCGGCAGATGGACAAGATGCGACTACGCTTCGATATCGAAGTGCGCCCACTTGAGACGTATGTGTACGGCAATCCCATCGACAAGCTCGCCACTTCCATTCCTGCCCCTTCCCACCAGCCATCCGCAGACCCGGCATTGCCGCCCAAGATCCCACTCTGGCTTGATATCAACGGACAGTTCGTGCAGCGTCtctgggagaaggtggcggGCGCCGTCGTGGGGTGCGTGGCTATCCGGCCGGGGATCAATGCTGCTAGTATTGCGAATATGATCAAGCCTGCAATGGGCGTGTGGGAGACGTCGTTGCTGTTGGAATGGTTGGAGCAGGTCGGCGCGGTGAGTCGGCATGGAATGGACGAGCAGGCTACCTGGACGGTAAAGGaatggtggtggatgtgttTGCCCTGA
- a CDS encoding uncharacterized protein (ID:PFLUO_007557-T1.cds;~source:funannotate) — protein sequence MEEGTAVMEEGAAVITPSEPPPLPYSLHTRKKAIAIFWILFVVDTLGQPLVLYWTLWYLTDLSHNLVFSIITACLGGISVFEYFYRLYNLFRKHSRARPLNARKSRLDFFHINFTIVWLILAVELIVGTVPAEPYVRLVAMVLPTVMFYFGIVHLSLDILRMSGFKAPFRISSTPKGSTMPTALYALIEDVVAVDGGGGQIYRYALRTRYLSSPYFRRMLFEMNCFWSGGSIICAAAITAVVFTVSEPVAYTLGWSLPFAWAGLWTLITIPWVQSDLRREKTAWAEGRVQGGILWTDDIAAPTARTRFASVQANVLPWTREKHSAPSTPSADGAGSTAAKGNPETVPDGVPDGVTNVVHDGIPDGTPSDAHSTTH from the exons ATGGAAGAAGGAACCGCTGTGATGGAGGAAGGAGCCGCTGTGATTACGCCCTCGGAGCCTCCTCCGCTCCCCTACTCCCTACACACCCGCAAGAAGGCCATTGCCATCTTCTGGATTCTTTTTGTCGTTGATACCTTGGGTCAGCCGTTAGTGCTGTATTGGACGTTGTGGTACCTCACGGATCTGTCGCACAATTTGG TATTCTCTATTATCACCGCATGCTTGGGCGGAATTTCAGTCTTCGAGTACTTCTATCGCCTCTATAATCTCTTCCGCAAACACTCGCGCGCCCGGCCGCTGAACGCTCGCAAATCACGG CTggacttcttccacatcaACTTTACAATTGTCTGGCTGATCCTGGCGGTGGAACTCATTGT TGGAACGGTTCCTGCTGAGCCTTATG TACGCCTTGTCGCGATGGTCCTCCCGACGGTGATGTTCTACTTTGGCATCGTACACCTGTCCCTCGATATTCTCCGCATGTCTGGCTTCAAGGCACCCTTCCGAATCTCGTCTACGCCCAAAggatccaccatgccaaCCGCATTATACGCACTCATCGAAGAcgtggtggccgtggacGGAGGCGGCGGCCAAATATACCGGTACGCGCTCCGGACGCGATACCTCTCAAGCCCCTATTTCCGACGGATGCTGTTCGAGATGAATTGTTTCTGGAGCGGAGGCTCAATCATCTGTGCCGCCGCCATCACTGCGGTTGTCTTTACCGTCTCGGAACCAGTTGCGTACACA CTGGGCTGGAGCCTTCCGTTCGCTTGGGCCGGCCTCTGGACTTTAATTACGATCCCCTGGGTCCAGAGTGATCTGCGCAGAGAGAAAACGGCCTGGGCCGAGGGCCGCGTTCAGGGCGGGATTCTCTGGACGGATGACATTGCCGCGCCCACAGCCCGGACTCGCTTTGCTTCCGTCCAGGCTAATGTGCTGCCCTGGACGCGCGAGAAGCACAGCGCTCCGTCGACCCCATCTGCGGATGGCGCTGGCAGCACGGCAGCTAAGGGAAACCCTGAGACCGTTCCAGATGGCGTCCCTGATGGTGTCACTAATGTCGTCCATGATGGCATCCCCGATGGAACACCGTCCGACGCTCACTCCACCACTCACTGA
- a CDS encoding uncharacterized protein (ID:PFLUO_007554-T1.cds;~source:funannotate) — protein MATLASSPPSSPSWSKRRPRAWALKCERCCCAAVTCFPLAFVYGVTTWAVYVEASIGLKPQKSVWIGIPSTLVGLILYALLNASYTVAVFTDPGSPLTTRGNDRHQYSALPITEQPEFTSYTVSSTGGSRYCKKCQCPKPDRAHHCSTCKRCVLKMDHHCPWLATCVGLYNYKAFLLFLIYTSVFCCVCCAVACVWVWDEMLSDTTYMDTILPVNVVLLGILGGIIGLVLSGFTAWHISLAVRGTTTIESLEKTRYVSPLRRALDRHRSEHGILHSEETLSHRLQEYGNQIIDAHANAIPGVTRAEEGEERMSPTPQRYPGYPQGVSGTENLTPAQQALSRSYADMERQREHERYQEYLAEQDSEKMPRAFDLGWRRNLIHLFGDRPLLWPLPICTTIGDGWRWDPSPRFLEARERLRIRRDQDAMDEQQYHQDLYQRNMDNGRSWAGGAGGGAGAAQPVRTPNNRGLRPDTPDDRPQTSVSLQTLAPMSPRPRPGDSDFEDDLEANGLLDGNRRGQEQSDEWRDWD, from the exons ATGGCCACCTTGGCCTCGTCTCCCCCATCCTCCCCCTCGTGGTCGAAACGGCGCCCACGAGCCTGGGCCCTCAAATGCGAGCGATGCTGCTGTGCCGCGGTGACCTGCTTCCCACTAGCCTTTGTCTACGGTGTCACAACATGGGCTGTCTACGTCGAAGCCAGTATCGGGCTCAAGCCGCAAAAGAGCGTCTGGATAG GCATCCCTAGCACGCTTGTCGGACTCATTCTCTACGCCCTCCTCAATGCCTCCTACACAGTCGCCGTCTTCACCGACCCGGGCTCCCCGTTGACCACTCGCGGCAACGACCGCCACCAATATAGCGCGCTGCCCATCACCGAGCAGCCCGAGTTTACTTCGTACACTGTCAGCTCGACAGGCGGATCGCGGTATTGCAAGAAGTGCCAGTGTCCCAAACCGGACCGCGCCCACCACTGCTCCACGTGCAAACGATGCGTCCTGAAGATGGATCACCACTGCCCCTGGCTGGCTACCTGCGTGGGGCTCTATAATTATAAAGCGTTTCTGCTGTTCTTGATATACACCTCTGTTTTCTGCTGCGTCTGTTGCGCGGTGGCGTGCGTGTGGGTATGGGACGAGATGCTCAGCGACACCACGTACATGGACACCATCCTGCCGGTGAATGTCGTCCTCCTGGGCATTCTGGGCGGGATTATCGGGCTGGTGCTGTCGGGCTTCACGGCGTGGCATATCAGTTTGGCCGTGCGCGGCACTACCACCATCGAATCCTTAGAGAAGACCCGGTATGTATCGCCACTGCGGAGGGCGCTGGACCGCCACCGTTCTGAGCATGGAATCCTCCACTCCGAAGAGACCCTGAGCCACCGGCTTCAGGAATATGGGAaccagatcatcgatgcgCACGCAAATGCAATCCCGGGCGTCAcccgcgccgaggagggcgaagagCGAATGTCTCCAACACCACAGCGATACCCGGGTTACCCGCAAGGCGTCTCGGGCACTGAAAACCTCACCCCCGCACAACAAGCGCTGTCACGGTCCTACGCCGATATGGAACGCCAGCGCGAGCATGAGAGATATCAGGAGTATCTCGCGGAGCAAGATAGCGAGAAGATGCCGCGCGCATTCGACCTCGGCTGGCGCCGTAATCTCATCCATCTATTCGGCGACCGCCCTCTCCTGTGGCCGTTACCCATCTGCACAACTATCGGCGatggctggcgctgggaCCCGAGTCCGCGCTTCCTGGAGGCCCGCGAGCGGCTCCGAATCCGACGCGACCAGGACGCCATGGACGAGCAGCAGTACCACCAGGATCTGTACCAGCGCAATATGGATAACGGCCGCAGCTGGGCCGGCGGGGCGGGtggcggcgccggcgccgcgcAACCGGTCCGGACGCCTAATAATCGCGGTTTGCGGCCTGACACGCCTGATGACCGTCCACAGACGAGTGTCTCGCTGCAAACTCTCGCGCCGATGTCTCCGCGTCCGCGGCCGGGGGATAGCGATTTTGAGGATGATCTCGAAGCGAATGGGTTATTGGATGGGAACCGTCGTGGCCAAGAGCAATCGGACGAATGGCGCGATTGGGATTGA